One part of the Syntrophales bacterium genome encodes these proteins:
- a CDS encoding cupin domain-containing protein yields MNQITVEHNPSEERLKELGVLGWPVWTKEASEFPWSYDSQETCYFLEGDVVVTPDGGEPVEMGKGDLVTFPVGMSCTWNIRKDVKKHYTFG; encoded by the coding sequence ATGAATCAAATCACAGTAGAACACAATCCAAGCGAAGAACGGTTGAAAGAATTGGGAGTATTGGGCTGGCCTGTCTGGACAAAGGAAGCATCCGAATTCCCGTGGAGCTATGATAGTCAGGAAACGTGCTATTTTCTCGAAGGTGATGTTGTTGTTACTCCTGACGGCGGCGAGCCAGTAGAAATGGGCAAAGGTGATCTTGTTACATTCCCAGTTGGAATGTCATGTACATGGAATATTCGCAAAGACGTTAAGAAGCATTACACCTTTGGGTAA